Within the Arthrobacter caoxuetaonis genome, the region CCGGCAGGCGCGTCGGAATAAATAAGCTGGCGGGTCCGGGAGAATGTGCGGATCTCCGCAATCTGCCAGATCACCACCGTGCCCAGGGCAGCGAAGGCAAACCAGGGCCGCTCGAGCCACTCAGGCACACCGAACGCCCACAGGGCCGCCGCGAAGCCGACGACTTTGACGGCATAGGTGACGGCGAACATTCCAATGGCGCCGGAGGGGTTCTTCCGGCCAACGGCATGGCCGACCAGCAGGCTGATTCCAAAGAAGACCACAATCAGCGCCCAGCCGGCACCAACACTGGCGGCACCGCTGACTCCGGGGCCCAGCAGGGCTGCACCGGCTGCGGCAGCGGCGGGCACGGCGGTCCACAGAACCGATGTGGCGAGGATGCTCAGCCAGGGAGCATTCGACGGCCCGGAAGCACTGATCCGCATACCGCGTGCGCCTTTGGCTTGGCTCATGGCTGCAGGATCATCCTTGTGCTGGGGGAAATGTGGAACAGGTGCGCTTGACGCGTCACCGTTCTTAGCGACGTTTGAATTCTACAGTACATAGAACTGCGTCGTGACACGGGGGCTGCGGGCTGCCCGGCAGTTCTCACGCCCGGGTCCGGCCGCGCATGGCGGCCAGCAGCTTCGGGGACGCGAGGTACAGGACAGCGACAGCCACGACGAAGACGGTTCCGGCCGCAGTGGTCCCCCAGCCGGACCCGCCGGTAACCAGGCCTGTTGCGCCAATCAGGACAGTGCAGGCGGTGACGACCGACGCAGACTGGACGTGGCTCAGGCCGGCATCGGTCAGCCGCTGGTACACATGCTGGCGGTGGGCGGCATACCATCGTTCGCCCCGCCGGATCCGGCGCATCAGGGTGGTGAAGGTGTCCACGAGGTAGATCAGGATCGGGAAGAGCAGGTACTCGACGTAGACTCCGGCCAGCAGCGCGGCAACAGCGGTACCGGCGATGGAAGCACCGAGCAGGTAGCTTCCGACGTCGCCCATGAACACCGACCCGCGCCCGAGGTTCCAAGGCAGGAACGCCGCAAAGGCCGCAGCGATCACGGCACCGGCCGCGATCAGCCAGACCTGCCCGGACAGGGCTCCGCTTGCCGCGTACAGGATCCCGACCACCATTCCATGCAGGCCGGAGATACCGTTCACCCCGTCCATGAAGTTGGCGACGTTGATGTACCCGGCTATGACCAGCATTCCCGCCGGCACCCACCAGTAGCTTTGCCCCAGGGCCGCAGCCAGCGCAGCGGTCGCCGCAGCACCGATCAGCAGCTGTCCCGTGAAACGCGTCTTGATGGACAGGCCCCGGAAGTCCTCGACCCAGCCCAGCAGTGCGGCGGAGGCGACGACGGCGATGAGGATCAGCACCAGGGACCGGTCAACGGCAACATAGCCCGTCAGCAGCGCGGTCCCGAGGCCAAGCAGGACGCCGGCCGCAATCGTGGCGCCGACTCCCCGGATCACCACCTTGGTGTGTGAGGAGCGTTCATTGGGAACGTCCACCACCCCGAGGCGGCGGAGCAGCGGGATGAAGGCAAACGGCAGCAGCAGGCTGGCCAGGAAGGAAACAGCGACGGGTACGGCCAAAGCCATCAGCCGGTCCGCCGATCCTCGCGGCCGGCGGCCCCGGGGCCTTCCGACAGGTCCTGCAGCCGCAGCGCGGCAGTATCCGGAAGGGGGAACAGGACGGCCGCGGGAGCCCCGGCACCGTCCGCCGCGGCCACCGGAGCCTCCCCCGGACCGAAACCGCAGCGGCGCAGCCAGTCTTCGGCGTCGAGATCTTCCGGAGCGAGGACGGCCACCGAGGTGTGCGAGATCTTCGGATGCAGCGGACGGGAATCGTCCTCACCGGTGCCGACCAGGATCTCGTGCAGCTTCTCGCCCTTGCGCAGACCAGTGAAGACAATCTCGATGTCCTTGCCGGACATCGCAATCATGCGCCGCGCTACGTCGATGATCTTCACCGGATCGCCCATGTCCAGGATCAGGACCTCTCCCCCGCGGCCGATCGCCCCGGCCTGGATGACCAGCTGGCAGGCCTCCGGAATAGTCATAAAGAACCGGGTGACCTCAGGGTCAGTCACCGTGACCGGCCCGCCCTGGCGGATCTGCTCAGTGAAGAGCGGCAGCATGGAACCGCGGCTGCCGATCACGTTGCCGAAGCGGACGGAAACGAACCGGCGCCCGCTGTGGCCGGCCATCCAGGCGGTCAGCTTCTCCGCTACCCGCTTGGAGTGGCCCAGGACCGTGGTGGGGTTGGCAGCTTTATCGGTAGAGATATTCACAAAGTGGCTCACGCCCGCCTTGTGCGCTGAACGCAGGACGTTGGCCGTGCCCAGCACGTTCGTCTTCCAGGCCTCGAGCGGATACTGCTCCAGCAGGGACACATGCTTGAGCGCCGCTGCGTGGAAAACGACGTCGGGACGGCGCTGGTCGAAAATTTCATCCAGCGCCCTGGCATCGCGGATATCCGCAAGCACG harbors:
- a CDS encoding UDP-phosphate glycosyltransferase — its product is MALAVPVAVSFLASLLLPFAFIPLLRRLGVVDVPNERSSHTKVVIRGVGATIAAGVLLGLGTALLTGYVAVDRSLVLILIAVVASAALLGWVEDFRGLSIKTRFTGQLLIGAAATAALAAALGQSYWWVPAGMLVIAGYINVANFMDGVNGISGLHGMVVGILYAASGALSGQVWLIAAGAVIAAAFAAFLPWNLGRGSVFMGDVGSYLLGASIAGTAVAALLAGVYVEYLLFPILIYLVDTFTTLMRRIRRGERWYAAHRQHVYQRLTDAGLSHVQSASVVTACTVLIGATGLVTGGSGWGTTAAGTVFVVAVAVLYLASPKLLAAMRGRTRA